A stretch of Imperialibacter roseus DNA encodes these proteins:
- a CDS encoding 6-phosphofructokinase encodes MSKKKLLVLTGGGDCPGLNAVLRGIVKRSQQNPEWEVYGSIEAYNGVLSDPQEIVRLDNKAIAGIHVKGGTIIKTTNKGGPFTWPVKHEDGTWSSIDRSDDLLNRLDDLGITAVISIGGDGSQRISQKLYERGLDIVGVPKTIDNDLSGTDFTFGFQTAVQIASDCLDKLVTTAESHHRVMIMEVMGRAAGWIALHTAISGGAEVCLIPEIPYDVEKIKQRIDQRYHNGKGFAHIVMAEGAKSIGGDVVASKSNEVGYKNVRLGGCAYRLSQELKDAGCEADIRETVLGHIQRGGGPIAFDRVLALQFGVKAFEMVLERKFGRMVAYQHNDIVDVPLLEAISTYNYVNTDSYLVKTARGLGISFGD; translated from the coding sequence ATGAGCAAGAAGAAACTACTGGTGCTTACAGGCGGCGGCGACTGTCCCGGTCTGAATGCCGTGCTGCGGGGGATTGTAAAGAGGTCGCAGCAAAATCCCGAGTGGGAGGTGTACGGAAGCATTGAAGCCTACAATGGTGTGCTGAGCGACCCGCAGGAGATTGTCAGGCTGGATAATAAGGCCATCGCCGGCATCCACGTAAAGGGCGGCACTATCATAAAAACAACCAACAAAGGAGGGCCATTTACCTGGCCTGTGAAGCATGAAGACGGTACCTGGTCCAGTATTGATCGCTCTGATGACTTACTCAACCGCCTTGATGATCTCGGCATAACTGCGGTGATTAGTATAGGCGGGGATGGTTCGCAACGCATTTCGCAGAAGCTTTACGAGCGGGGCTTGGATATAGTGGGTGTGCCGAAAACAATTGACAATGATCTTTCGGGCACCGATTTTACTTTTGGTTTTCAAACAGCAGTGCAAATAGCCTCTGATTGCCTTGATAAGCTGGTGACCACTGCCGAAAGCCACCACCGGGTAATGATCATGGAGGTGATGGGTAGGGCAGCTGGATGGATTGCTCTCCACACAGCCATTTCCGGCGGGGCTGAGGTTTGCCTTATTCCAGAGATTCCCTATGATGTAGAGAAAATAAAGCAACGAATAGACCAGCGTTACCACAATGGAAAAGGTTTCGCCCATATTGTGATGGCCGAGGGTGCTAAGTCTATTGGAGGAGATGTGGTTGCCTCTAAAAGCAATGAGGTCGGGTATAAAAACGTCCGGTTGGGCGGGTGTGCTTATCGGCTTTCTCAGGAATTGAAAGATGCAGGGTGTGAGGCCGATATTCGGGAAACGGTATTGGGGCATATCCAAAGAGGAGGCGGCCCAATAGCCTTTGACAGGGTGCTTGCCTTGCAGTTTGGTGTGAAGGCATTTGAAATGGTGCTGGAGCGGAAGTTCGGCAGGATGGTGGCCTATCAACACAACGATATCGTAGACGTGCCATTGCTGGAAGCTATTAGCACTTATAATTATGTTAACACGGATTCCTACCTAGTGAAAACAGCCAGAGGGTTAGGGATTTCTTTTGGAGATTAA
- a CDS encoding PorP/SprF family type IX secretion system membrane protein: protein MKIVTRLSFCVVLLLASWGVFAQQRPVISQYMYNGMVLNPAYAGSTNEFSAAVIHRDQWVNIDGAPSFQTFTAHTPLFSNQIGVGLTATRDQVGIHTDYGFYASYAYKIKLSTGYLAMGLQGGFNDRRSNYDLLTIRDKNDNILIGTDRKFSPNFGTGAYYYNKRMYLGASIPHIVKNRVVDVSLGKETEARTPRYVYLTGGMVFPLTDNINLLPAVLIRYQDHLPLGIDLNCNVIFEDIVYAGLSYRSGDSMTLITQLVLNENIRLGYAYDVVTSGQRQYTNGTHEIMINYRVLIKALSKDPLCPVYY, encoded by the coding sequence ATGAAGATTGTAACTAGATTATCGTTCTGCGTCGTGTTGTTGTTGGCTAGCTGGGGAGTGTTCGCCCAGCAACGCCCGGTTATTTCGCAGTACATGTACAACGGAATGGTGCTTAACCCTGCCTACGCAGGAAGTACCAACGAATTCAGTGCTGCGGTGATCCACCGGGATCAGTGGGTCAATATTGATGGTGCCCCATCATTCCAAACGTTCACTGCGCACACACCTTTGTTTAGTAACCAGATCGGCGTAGGTCTAACGGCAACCAGAGACCAGGTGGGTATTCATACCGACTACGGTTTTTATGCTAGTTATGCCTATAAAATCAAGCTATCGACAGGGTATTTGGCAATGGGTCTTCAGGGCGGGTTCAATGACAGAAGGTCAAACTACGATCTACTAACCATTAGGGACAAAAATGACAATATTCTGATTGGCACTGACCGAAAGTTCAGTCCGAATTTCGGAACAGGTGCTTACTACTATAACAAACGGATGTACCTGGGAGCTTCGATCCCTCATATCGTAAAGAATAGGGTTGTCGACGTAAGTTTAGGTAAGGAGACGGAAGCAAGAACACCCCGTTATGTGTATTTAACCGGAGGAATGGTTTTCCCCCTGACCGACAACATCAACCTTCTCCCTGCTGTGCTGATCAGGTACCAGGATCATCTGCCGTTGGGTATCGACCTTAACTGTAATGTGATATTTGAAGACATTGTTTACGCAGGCCTCTCCTACCGCAGCGGTGACTCAATGACGTTGATTACTCAGCTTGTTTTGAATGAGAACATTCGACTTGGCTATGCCTACGACGTGGTTACCTCGGGCCAAAGGCAGTATACCAACGGAACCCACGAGATCATGATCAACTATAGAGTATTAATAAAGGCTCTTTCTAAAGATCCTTTATGCCCGGTTTATTATTAA